The sequence CCGAGAAGTTCGCCCTACGCTTTTCAGGGGCTTGGCGAAAAAGGTTTAAAATATATTGAAGCCGCAGGCGAAAAATTTCATATGCCTACAATCAGCGAAGCAATGAGCGTAGAGCAGGTTGAGCTTCTTTCAAAATACTGCGACATAATTCAGATAGGCGCAAGAAATATTCAAAATTACGATTTGCTTAAAGCCGCCGGAAAACAAAAAAAGCCCGTCCTGTTAAAAAGAGGTATGGCTACAACCGTGAAAGAACTTTTGCTTTCCGCGGAATATATTCTCTCGCAGGGCAATTACAACGTTATGCTTTGCGAAAGAGGCATAAGAACGTTTGAAGATTCCACAAGGTTTACCATGGATTTAAACGCGGTTCCCGTGCTTAAAAAACTTACGCACTTGCCGATAATTTTAGACCCTTCGCACGGCATCGGCATAAGGGAACACGTCGGAACAATGGCGAAAGCTTGCGTAGCCGTAGGCGCCGACGGCTTAATTTTAGAAGTTCATCCGCATCCGGAAGAAGCTCTTTCCGACGGGCCTCAAAGTTTGCTGCCCGATCAGTTTGCGGCATTGATGAAAGAACTTGATCTTGTGGCTAAAGCCGTAGGAAGAGAAATACTATAACTACAAAGCGGAAAGCGAGAAGTTGAAAGCGTAATTAACGACACAAAGCTTGTCGCTATGAACTTGTTTTAGAACCTGCGGTTAGTTGTAGCGTTATTTACTTTAAACAAGAGACTAACTTTGAATAAAAAAATAGAAGTAACAATTATAGGGCTTGGGCAGATAGGCGCTTCTTTGGGGCTTGCTTTAAAGAAGCGCGCTGCCAAGCGCTATAATGTAACGGGCGTCGCCCGACGTAAAGAAGTTTTGAAAACCGCTCTCAAAATAGGCGCCGTGGACATTGCGTCGTTATCTTTTGACATTGCAAAAACCGCCGATATTATTGTTGTGTGCACTCCGGTAGATACAATCAGCGAAATCTATAAAAAATTATTATCCATAGTAAAAGCAAATGCAATTATTACGGATGTCGGCAGCATAAAAACATTTGCCCGAAAAGAAATTCCAAAATCTAAAACAGCCGCATTTGTCGGCGGACACCCGATGGCGGGAAAAGAAAATAACGGCATACAATCCGCGGATGCAAATATGTTTGCGGGAGCAAAATTTATAATGACCGGCAATAACGCTAAAACAGTTGAAAATAAAGTCGCAAATATGTGGAAATCGGCGGGAGCCAAAATAATAAAAATGGACGCCTCGGCGCACGACGGGCTGGTTGCGCTTACAAGCCATTTGCCGCACGTTATAGCGTTTTCGTTAAATAAAGTTTACAAAGATGTTAAGAAAAAAAATAAAAATATAGATTTGCTTGCGGCGGGGTCTTTTAAAAGCGCGACAAGAGTTGCAAATTCAAGCGCAAATATGTGGGCTCCCGTTTTGTCGGCAAATAATAAAAACGTAATTAAACATTTAGACGCTTTTATAAAAGAGCTAAATGCTTTCAAAAAAATTTTAAAAAATAAAAATAAAACAAAGCGGAAAATATTGCAAACGCAAAAGTAATAAAAATGGAAATAAAATTAAATAAAGCCTGCAAAATAGAAGGAACCGTAGAAATTCCCGCGGACAAATCTATAACCCACCGCGCGGTTATGTTGTCTTCTCTTGCTTCGGGCGGTTCCGTTATAAAAAATTATCTTCCGTCCGACGATTGTCTTAGAACTATTGCCGCTTTTGAGCAGATGGGCGCAAAAATAAAAACCGAAGGTTCGGCTCTTTACATTGACGGAGCGGGGCTTAAACTTCAAAAACCTCAAAAAGAAATATACGCTGGAAATTCGGGAACTACAACAAGACTTTTATGCGGAATTCTTGCAGGACAAAATTTTGAAAGCGTTATAACCGGCGACGAAAGCCTTTCAAAAAGACCAATGCAAAGAGTAATAGAACCTCTTTCGCAGATGGGCGCAAAAATAAATTCAAACAGCGGAAAGCTGCCTTTAGTTATAAAAGGAGCAAGTCCGCTAAAAGCAATAAAATATACAAGCGATAAATCCAGCGCGCAGGTAAAATCAGCGGTTTTATTTGCCGGGCTTTACGCTAACGCGGCAACAACTTACAGCGAGCCCGTAAAATCGCGCGATCATTCCGAAAGAATGTTTCAGGCTTACGGAGCAAAAGTTGAAGTTGCGGCAAACAGCGTTACCGTTTATCCGGCGGAAAAATTAAACGCTCAAAACATAACGGTTCCGGGAGATATTTCGTCGGCCGCTTTTTTTATAGCCGCTGCGCTTATAGTGCCTAATTCAAAATTAACAATAACAAACGTCGGAATAAATCCTACAAGAGACGGTATTTTGGAAGTGTTAAAAAAAATGGGCGCCGATATTTCTATTGAAAATATTCGCGATGTTTCCGGCGAGCCGGTTGCGGATATAATTGTGCGATATTCAAAACTTAAAGCCGTAAATATC is a genomic window of Endomicrobium proavitum containing:
- the aroF gene encoding 3-deoxy-7-phosphoheptulonate synthase produces the protein MIITLKTGVKQKEVNAVIDKIKSLGYKPHVSKGKDVTIIGMIGEYAEKYKDSFEAMDAVEHISEIQKPYKLASREFKKSNTVIKVSRGVEIGAKKIHVMAGPCAIESKELMFGTAKIVKDAGATILRGGAFKPRSSPYAFQGLGEKGLKYIEAAGEKFHMPTISEAMSVEQVELLSKYCDIIQIGARNIQNYDLLKAAGKQKKPVLLKRGMATTVKELLLSAEYILSQGNYNVMLCERGIRTFEDSTRFTMDLNAVPVLKKLTHLPIILDPSHGIGIREHVGTMAKACVAVGADGLILEVHPHPEEALSDGPQSLLPDQFAALMKELDLVAKAVGREIL
- a CDS encoding prephenate dehydrogenase; translation: MNKKIEVTIIGLGQIGASLGLALKKRAAKRYNVTGVARRKEVLKTALKIGAVDIASLSFDIAKTADIIVVCTPVDTISEIYKKLLSIVKANAIITDVGSIKTFARKEIPKSKTAAFVGGHPMAGKENNGIQSADANMFAGAKFIMTGNNAKTVENKVANMWKSAGAKIIKMDASAHDGLVALTSHLPHVIAFSLNKVYKDVKKKNKNIDLLAAGSFKSATRVANSSANMWAPVLSANNKNVIKHLDAFIKELNAFKKILKNKNKTKRKILQTQK
- the aroA gene encoding 3-phosphoshikimate 1-carboxyvinyltransferase, producing the protein MEIKLNKACKIEGTVEIPADKSITHRAVMLSSLASGGSVIKNYLPSDDCLRTIAAFEQMGAKIKTEGSALYIDGAGLKLQKPQKEIYAGNSGTTTRLLCGILAGQNFESVITGDESLSKRPMQRVIEPLSQMGAKINSNSGKLPLVIKGASPLKAIKYTSDKSSAQVKSAVLFAGLYANAATTYSEPVKSRDHSERMFQAYGAKVEVAANSVTVYPAEKLNAQNITVPGDISSAAFFIAAALIVPNSKLTITNVGINPTRDGILEVLKKMGADISIENIRDVSGEPVADIIVRYSKLKAVNIGADIIPRMVDEVPVFALIAAHAEGITKITGAKELRVKESDRISAIKGQLSKMGAHIEELEDGFIIEGNGAELSGATVNSFYDHRIAMTLAVASLVANGETVIKDCECVDISFPSFFEVLKKICR